From a single Nostoc sp. MS1 genomic region:
- a CDS encoding cytochrome P450: MLNQLPNYIGSPSWWQLINWIGDPIRFQQKYRQKYGDIFSMQLGGLGSFVIVGNPQAIQEIFSQDSKFDIGRANKLAEPLIGRTSVMLLDGDRHRRERKLLMPPFHGEKLNIYAQKISIITKKFANEWQIEQPFVARSTMQKVSLEVILQIVFGLSEGQRYQQIKSLLTAWLDMIDSPLRSSMLFLQSLQKDWGTWSPWGRMKHRQRCILDLLQAEIDDKRTKNNGKGDDVLSLMMAALDENGQPMTDEELKYELLTILFAGHETTATILAWAFYQIHKNSDVLEKLQRELDILGANPYPMEIAQLPYLTAVVQETMRMYPVLPTLFPRITKSSINIAGYQFEPDTILLPSIYLLHYREDLYPHPQKFQPERFIGRQYSPSEYIPFGGGSRRCLGYALALLEIKLVLATVLSNYQLALAEDKPVKLQRRGFTLAPKGGVRMMVTGKR, encoded by the coding sequence ATGTTGAATCAATTACCAAATTACATTGGCAGTCCTTCGTGGTGGCAACTTATCAATTGGATTGGTGATCCAATTAGATTTCAGCAAAAATATAGACAAAAATATGGAGATATTTTCTCTATGCAATTGGGTGGGCTTGGCTCCTTTGTAATTGTAGGTAATCCCCAAGCTATTCAAGAAATTTTCAGCCAAGATTCTAAATTTGATATAGGTCGTGCAAATAAACTTGCAGAACCTCTCATTGGGCGAACTTCTGTAATGTTATTAGATGGCGATCGCCATCGACGGGAAAGAAAATTATTAATGCCACCGTTTCATGGAGAGAAGCTAAATATTTATGCTCAGAAAATCAGTATAATTACCAAGAAATTTGCTAACGAATGGCAGATTGAGCAACCTTTTGTAGCTCGCTCTACTATGCAGAAAGTAAGCCTAGAGGTGATTTTACAAATTGTCTTTGGTTTAAGTGAAGGGCAACGCTATCAACAAATTAAATCTCTATTGACCGCTTGGTTGGATATGATTGATTCCCCCTTGCGTTCCAGTATGCTATTTTTGCAATCCCTACAAAAAGATTGGGGAACCTGGAGTCCTTGGGGGCGGATGAAACACAGACAACGTTGTATTCTCGATTTACTCCAAGCAGAAATTGACGATAAAAGAACAAAAAATAATGGGAAAGGGGATGATGTTTTGAGTTTGATGATGGCAGCACTTGATGAAAATGGGCAACCCATGACAGATGAGGAATTAAAATATGAATTGCTAACGATTTTATTTGCTGGGCATGAAACTACGGCAACAATACTAGCGTGGGCTTTTTATCAAATTCACAAAAATTCAGATGTGCTGGAAAAATTGCAGCGAGAACTGGATATCTTAGGAGCAAATCCTTACCCGATGGAAATTGCACAACTTCCTTACTTAACAGCAGTTGTTCAAGAAACAATGCGTATGTATCCAGTCCTGCCAACACTTTTTCCACGCATTACCAAATCATCAATTAATATTGCAGGATACCAATTTGAACCTGATACTATTTTATTGCCGAGTATTTACCTATTGCATTATAGAGAAGACTTGTATCCGCATCCTCAAAAATTTCAGCCAGAACGTTTTATCGGAAGACAATATTCCCCTTCAGAATACATTCCCTTTGGCGGTGGAAGTCGGAGGTGTTTAGGATATGCCCTAGCTTTGTTAGAGATAAAATTAGTCTTAGCAACAGTTTTATCCAATTATCAACTAGCCTTAGCAGAGGATAAACCAGTTAAACTGCAACGACGTGGTTTTACCCTTGCGCCGAAGGGTGGAGTTCGGATGATGGTGACGGGAAAAAGATAA